The following coding sequences are from one Methanohalophilus halophilus window:
- the uvrC gene encoding excinuclease ABC subunit UvrC — MSENVAPRHPDISDFPHLPGVYLMKDANDTIIYIGKARDLKKRVSQYFQTDKNKSPKTKVLVSKIRDIEYIVTSTEVEALILEANLIKKNRPRYNISLKDDKRYPYVKVTVNSRYPRIYLVRRRLMDDAVYFGPYTSVKPVRTTLDLISQIFKIRRCHGNPAQKKRPCLNYHINRCMGPCTGDVDAEEYRDNVKAAVKYLRGDTGDLLGKLRQQMQEYAEKQRYEAASVIRDQIEGLRELAKQQRTTAGIDDRDVIGLHVDEKDIYVQLFYVRSGNMVGRADFELNRGKSTSSEIIAEFIKQYYQDSPVPPEIVVPEMPPEEEVILKWLSEKAGRKVTLNIPRIGEKKKLLDMAMKNATMARERTNTEKAKKEGTLKGLETLQEKLGIGTLPRHIEGFDISNISGSDPVASMVVFKNGTPSKADYRHYNIKGVEGIDDFAMMAEAVDRRYSRMKEDKQAMPDLILIDGGEGQVNAANRELQKLQMNIPVIGLAKKFEHIIFPDTHPRKLLILPKKSPALKILMQIRDEAHRFAVASHRKRRSARLSHSELDGIEGIGEKKKKELLQHFGSVEKVREAEEKEIAEIEGIGKALSRRIAEKLREQK, encoded by the coding sequence ATGAGTGAAAATGTTGCCCCGCGACATCCGGACATATCGGATTTCCCCCACCTGCCCGGCGTATACCTGATGAAGGATGCAAATGATACCATTATCTACATCGGTAAAGCCAGGGACCTGAAGAAAAGGGTCAGTCAGTACTTCCAGACTGACAAAAACAAGAGTCCCAAAACAAAGGTCCTTGTTAGCAAGATCAGGGACATAGAATACATAGTTACATCCACAGAAGTTGAAGCCCTGATCCTGGAAGCCAACCTGATAAAAAAGAACAGGCCCAGGTACAATATCAGCCTTAAGGATGACAAACGTTATCCCTATGTGAAGGTCACCGTCAATTCCAGATACCCGCGCATATATCTGGTCAGACGCAGGTTAATGGATGATGCTGTGTATTTTGGTCCATACACCAGTGTAAAGCCGGTGCGCACCACCCTTGACCTGATATCCCAGATCTTCAAAATCCGCAGGTGTCACGGCAATCCCGCCCAGAAGAAAAGGCCCTGTCTGAACTATCATATAAATCGCTGCATGGGACCCTGTACAGGAGATGTGGATGCGGAAGAATACAGGGATAATGTGAAGGCAGCAGTAAAATACCTCAGGGGGGACACCGGTGACCTGCTGGGCAAACTCAGACAGCAAATGCAGGAATACGCAGAAAAACAGCGATATGAAGCAGCTTCGGTTATCCGGGACCAGATTGAAGGCTTAAGGGAACTTGCAAAACAGCAAAGGACAACTGCAGGAATCGATGACAGGGATGTAATCGGGTTGCATGTGGATGAAAAAGACATCTATGTCCAGCTTTTCTATGTCCGAAGTGGCAACATGGTTGGGAGAGCGGATTTTGAATTGAACCGGGGTAAAAGTACTTCCTCTGAAATTATCGCCGAATTCATTAAGCAATACTATCAGGATTCCCCTGTACCTCCCGAAATTGTTGTTCCGGAAATGCCTCCAGAAGAAGAAGTAATCCTGAAATGGCTTTCTGAAAAGGCTGGCAGGAAAGTCACCCTGAACATTCCCCGGATAGGGGAAAAGAAAAAACTCCTTGATATGGCGATGAAAAATGCCACAATGGCCCGAGAGAGGACAAACACGGAGAAAGCAAAAAAGGAGGGGACACTGAAAGGGCTCGAGACCCTGCAGGAAAAACTGGGAATTGGTACACTGCCCCGGCACATAGAAGGTTTTGACATATCCAATATATCGGGAAGTGACCCGGTAGCTTCGATGGTGGTGTTCAAAAACGGTACACCTTCAAAAGCCGATTACAGGCATTACAATATCAAAGGTGTTGAAGGAATTGATGATTTTGCCATGATGGCCGAAGCTGTTGACAGGCGATACTCCCGCATGAAAGAAGATAAACAAGCCATGCCTGACCTCATACTTATCGATGGGGGAGAAGGACAGGTCAACGCCGCAAACCGGGAATTACAAAAACTGCAGATGAATATACCTGTAATCGGCCTTGCCAAGAAATTTGAACATATAATTTTTCCAGACACCCATCCCCGTAAACTGCTGATTCTGCCAAAAAAATCTCCTGCACTAAAAATACTAATGCAGATCAGGGATGAAGCACACAGGTTTGCAGTGGCTTCCCACAGGAAAAGAAGGTCAGCAAGACTTTCCCATTCCGAACTGGATGGGATTGAAGGAATAGGGGAAAAGAAAAAGAAAGAGCTTCTGCAACATTTCGGATCTGTGGAAAAGGTCAGAGAGGCTGAGGAAAAAGAGATCGCAGAAATTGAAGGTATCGGAAAGGCACTCTCAAGGCGTATTGCCGAAAAGCTCAGGGAACAAAAATGA
- a CDS encoding cation:proton antiporter domain-containing protein, which translates to MESAILNDIIIIFGISIFVLYVCNKLHISIIVGFLVTGILVGPYGLGFINNPDDINILAEIGIILLLFTIGVELSLKELWNMKRSVVLGGGLQVLFTTLGTLFAATYLGFGFSESLFLGFLISLSSTAIVLKTLQKRAELHSLHGRTILSILLFQDVIVVAMIVATPFLAGVGGNDANSIFMILLKSLAIIIFIMFFARWLIPHILYHIAKTRNPELFLLSVIVICLSIAMLTYSAGLSLALGAFLAGLVISESEYSHQALNNILPFKDVFLSIFFVSIGMLLNVQFFLENPLLILLVTIGVMLFKGVVSGFVSMVLGYPLRNSILTGMALAQVGEFSFVLSKFGVEYGLLDNYLYQMFLDISILTMAVTSFSISYSPSVAANVLKLPIPHQLKCGFARKDVTKMYDKKEKMSSHLIIVGFGFNGKTVAKAAKAAGIPYLVIETNPESVREGISKGENIFYGDATQEGVLEQADIDSAKIMIVGISDATATRRVIWLAREMNPNIHIIARTRYLQEMGPLYEQGANEVIPEEFETSVEIFVRLLRRYLVPEDQIKKFIEDARSGGYDMFRSVSSDPLNFEQMQFDIPDVNIVSLRVPLGADVVGMTLEDLSLRQRFGITVLAIRRGLETITNPGGDVRILEGDILVLLGSHEDMKEIGDFFTDLSEKNTKNTEE; encoded by the coding sequence ATGGAATCGGCTATACTTAATGATATTATAATCATTTTTGGAATATCTATTTTTGTGCTTTATGTATGTAACAAACTTCATATTTCCATTATAGTCGGTTTCCTAGTAACTGGTATTCTGGTGGGTCCTTATGGGCTGGGATTCATAAATAATCCTGATGATATCAACATCCTTGCTGAGATAGGCATTATTCTTTTGCTGTTTACCATTGGAGTGGAATTATCTTTAAAAGAACTCTGGAACATGAAACGTTCTGTGGTACTTGGAGGGGGACTTCAGGTTCTTTTTACAACCCTTGGAACTCTTTTTGCAGCTACATATCTTGGTTTTGGTTTCAGTGAATCCCTTTTCCTGGGGTTTTTGATATCTCTAAGCAGTACAGCAATTGTGCTCAAGACACTCCAAAAAAGAGCCGAATTGCATAGTTTGCATGGTCGCACAATCCTTTCTATATTATTGTTCCAGGATGTCATTGTAGTGGCAATGATTGTGGCAACTCCTTTCCTGGCAGGGGTTGGTGGAAATGATGCAAACTCAATTTTTATGATTCTTCTGAAATCCCTGGCAATTATTATATTCATAATGTTTTTTGCCAGATGGCTAATTCCCCATATCCTATATCACATTGCCAAAACCCGCAATCCTGAATTGTTCCTGCTGTCTGTGATTGTCATATGCCTATCTATTGCTATGCTTACTTACAGTGCGGGACTGTCCCTGGCATTGGGGGCCTTCCTTGCAGGTCTTGTGATATCTGAATCTGAATACAGTCATCAGGCACTGAACAATATTCTGCCCTTTAAGGATGTTTTTTTGAGTATTTTTTTCGTATCAATAGGAATGTTGCTTAATGTACAATTTTTCCTGGAAAACCCTTTACTGATATTACTTGTGACCATTGGTGTTATGTTATTCAAGGGAGTTGTCAGTGGTTTTGTTTCTATGGTTCTGGGATATCCCCTTCGCAATTCCATTCTCACCGGTATGGCACTTGCCCAGGTGGGTGAATTCTCTTTCGTCCTTTCAAAATTCGGGGTTGAATATGGTCTCCTGGACAACTACCTATACCAAATGTTTCTGGATATTTCCATTCTCACAATGGCAGTTACTTCCTTTTCCATTTCCTATTCTCCCTCTGTGGCTGCCAATGTTCTCAAACTTCCTATACCACATCAGCTCAAATGCGGCTTTGCCCGTAAAGATGTAACAAAGATGTACGATAAAAAGGAAAAAATGTCTTCCCATCTTATCATCGTAGGTTTTGGTTTCAATGGTAAAACAGTGGCAAAAGCTGCAAAGGCAGCTGGTATTCCTTATCTGGTTATTGAAACCAATCCAGAGAGTGTAAGAGAAGGTATTTCAAAAGGCGAAAATATTTTTTATGGAGATGCAACCCAGGAAGGTGTACTTGAACAGGCGGATATTGATTCGGCAAAAATAATGATTGTTGGTATCTCTGATGCAACGGCAACCCGCAGAGTGATCTGGCTTGCAAGGGAAATGAATCCCAATATTCATATCATCGCACGAACACGTTATCTACAGGAGATGGGTCCGCTCTATGAACAGGGGGCTAATGAGGTTATTCCGGAAGAATTTGAAACTTCTGTGGAAATATTTGTCCGCCTACTCAGACGTTACCTTGTACCGGAGGACCAGATAAAAAAGTTTATAGAAGATGCCAGGTCAGGTGGATATGACATGTTTCGCAGTGTCTCCTCTGATCCCCTGAATTTTGAACAGATGCAGTTTGATATCCCGGATGTGAATATAGTCTCCCTCCGTGTACCTCTGGGAGCTGATGTGGTAGGGATGACACTTGAAGACCTTTCCCTCAGGCAACGATTCGGGATTACAGTCCTGGCAATCAGAAGAGGGTTGGAAACTATCACAAACCCCGGAGGGGATGTACGTATTCTGGAAGGAGATATTCTTGTGTTACTGGGAAGTCATGAAGATATGAAAGAAATAGGGGACTTTTTCACGGACCTAAGTGAAAAAAATACAAAAAATACTGAGGAATAA
- a CDS encoding P-II family nitrogen regulator, whose amino-acid sequence MNNDVDDLVLIVTIVKKGWGDTVINASRKAGSKGGTIIFGRGTGVHEKKHFLGNLIEPEKEIVLTVAKSSNADNILEFIQKDVGLDKPGCGMGFVVPVEKVFGTAHIICELDPECEHQYTDTED is encoded by the coding sequence GTGAATAATGATGTGGATGATCTTGTCCTTATAGTGACAATCGTGAAAAAGGGATGGGGAGATACTGTTATAAATGCATCCCGTAAAGCAGGTTCAAAGGGTGGAACAATTATTTTCGGGCGGGGCACAGGTGTACATGAAAAGAAACATTTTCTTGGTAATTTAATTGAGCCTGAAAAGGAAATAGTACTAACAGTTGCCAAATCCTCAAATGCCGATAACATATTGGAATTTATCCAAAAAGACGTGGGTCTTGACAAACCTGGTTGTGGAATGGGATTTGTAGTACCGGTTGAAAAAGTATTTGGAACCGCTCACATAATATGTGAACTGGATCCGGAATGTGAACATCAATATACAGATACAGAGGATTGA
- the comE gene encoding sulfopyruvate decarboxylase subunit beta, with amino-acid sequence MIRYGALEILAEKEGDKDTLIIANIGFPSKELHEIYDRKANFYMLGSMGLSSSIGLGLALARPERKVIAIDGDGSVLMNMGSLATIANQHPDNYLLVIIDNGAYGSTGNQITATAGLTDLKKVALGAGVQNVAMVSDESGLKKKLDTMENGVLIVKTKAGNKKVPVIRLCPEDIIKRFMEKSALPFHSR; translated from the coding sequence ATGATACGCTACGGTGCACTTGAGATTCTTGCTGAAAAAGAGGGAGATAAAGACACTCTGATAATTGCAAACATCGGATTCCCCTCAAAAGAATTACACGAAATATATGACAGAAAGGCAAATTTCTACATGCTTGGTTCAATGGGCCTTTCTTCTTCCATAGGACTCGGGCTGGCCCTGGCAAGACCTGAAAGGAAAGTTATCGCAATTGACGGTGATGGGTCGGTACTGATGAATATGGGAAGCCTGGCAACAATAGCCAACCAGCATCCGGATAATTATCTCCTTGTAATCATCGATAATGGTGCATATGGCTCTACGGGCAATCAAATAACCGCAACTGCAGGATTGACAGACCTCAAAAAAGTTGCTTTAGGAGCCGGTGTACAAAATGTTGCCATGGTGTCCGATGAGTCAGGCCTTAAAAAGAAACTGGATACAATGGAAAACGGCGTCCTCATAGTAAAGACAAAAGCCGGCAACAAGAAGGTTCCTGTCATCCGGCTATGTCCTGAAGATATAATTAAGCGGTTTATGGAGAAATCCGCTCTACCATTCCATTCAAGATGA
- a CDS encoding ribonuclease H-like domain-containing protein has translation MLTSTYIHIPGIGKETERKIWSGGITTWNDFLQNKSSIKLPGSKKDKIAMEIENSIEKLEIRDIPYFAKSIPASEHWRGFRNFSDSVAYVDIETTGLSPSSSKITVIGVYDGKDVKSFVRGINLEEIVQEMEQYDFLVTFNGARFDLPFIQREFPQITMEQMHTDLMYPLRRIGLKGGLKNIEHMLGINRSEETEGMDGFEAVRLWKEYEKGKEEALDLLLEYNREDIVNLETILDITYERFVEHCYKGCTTHK, from the coding sequence ATGCTTACAAGTACTTATATCCACATCCCGGGTATCGGGAAAGAAACCGAGAGGAAGATATGGTCCGGTGGGATCACCACATGGAATGATTTCCTGCAGAATAAAAGCTCAATAAAACTCCCGGGTTCCAAAAAAGATAAAATTGCAATGGAAATTGAAAACTCCATCGAAAAACTGGAGATACGCGATATCCCTTATTTTGCAAAATCGATACCTGCATCCGAACACTGGAGAGGATTCCGTAATTTTTCGGACTCTGTAGCCTACGTGGATATTGAAACCACAGGGCTTTCACCTTCATCCTCTAAAATAACTGTCATTGGAGTTTATGACGGCAAAGATGTGAAAAGTTTCGTGCGGGGCATAAATCTGGAAGAAATAGTACAGGAGATGGAACAATACGATTTCCTGGTGACTTTCAATGGTGCGCGTTTTGACCTTCCCTTTATACAGAGAGAGTTCCCTCAGATCACAATGGAGCAAATGCATACCGATCTTATGTATCCATTAAGGAGAATAGGTTTGAAAGGCGGACTGAAGAATATAGAACACATGCTGGGAATCAACCGCTCCGAAGAGACTGAAGGCATGGACGGTTTTGAAGCCGTGCGCCTGTGGAAGGAATATGAAAAAGGAAAAGAAGAAGCCCTTGACCTGCTTCTTGAGTACAACCGGGAAGATATAGTGAATCTGGAAACCATCCTGGATATTACATATGAGAGGTTCGTTGAACACTGCTACAAGGGGTGCACAACACATAAATGA
- a CDS encoding tRNA(His) guanylyltransferase Thg1 family protein, giving the protein MKEREIYADLRCVSPVILRVDGRNFQRTLKKEGFEKPYDLFFATCMADSIELFFKKSNMNPVFAYTFSDEANIVFKDLPFDRRVEKLDSVVPSFLSSAFTLFSGIAEPVAFDCRVIPVCNDHFTEYMQWRQQEAWRNFVSSYGYYTLIDEGMDRKSAASVMHGKKSQDIHEMMFERGTNLAKKPAWQRRGVAVYREKYPIEGYNPLLEEMTHSTRTRISQDWDLPLFSTEEGDNFLKRHISLD; this is encoded by the coding sequence ATGAAAGAGCGAGAGATCTATGCCGATTTGCGTTGTGTATCTCCGGTAATTCTTCGCGTAGATGGCAGGAACTTCCAGCGTACCCTGAAAAAAGAAGGGTTTGAAAAACCCTATGATCTTTTCTTTGCCACCTGTATGGCCGATTCGATAGAGTTGTTTTTTAAAAAGAGCAACATGAACCCGGTTTTTGCATACACTTTTTCTGATGAGGCAAACATCGTATTCAAGGATTTACCCTTTGACAGAAGAGTGGAGAAACTTGATTCGGTTGTACCTTCATTTTTGAGCAGTGCTTTTACCCTTTTTTCAGGAATTGCGGAACCTGTGGCTTTTGACTGCCGCGTGATTCCTGTATGCAATGACCATTTTACTGAATATATGCAGTGGCGACAACAGGAAGCCTGGCGCAATTTTGTTAGTTCTTATGGTTATTATACTCTTATAGATGAAGGTATGGACAGAAAGAGTGCAGCTTCAGTAATGCATGGTAAGAAATCACAGGACATACATGAGATGATGTTTGAAAGAGGCACGAATCTGGCAAAGAAACCTGCATGGCAAAGGCGAGGTGTGGCTGTATACAGGGAAAAATATCCAATAGAAGGATATAATCCTCTTCTGGAGGAAATGACACATTCCACACGTACACGTATATCCCAGGATTGGGATTTGCCTCTTTTCAGTACAGAAGAGGGAGATAATTTCCTCAAAAGACATATATCTCTGGATTGA
- a CDS encoding DUF1538 domain-containing protein, protein MTAVEHSQDLLAVVLEVLEALLPLVIFFLVFQLLYLKFPSSYFLKLMAGLSITAMGMILFLYGVYNGFFPVGLEIGSYFGQIKSKWILIPVGFVLGFLATFAEPAVRVLCYQVEESSSGYIKSNLMLYTLSVSVAAFVAIAMTKLVYGIPFLYIIVPGYLIVLVLLWFCDKDFIAIAFDSGGVATGPMAVTFLMSMAVGVATSQPDSNPIVDGFGMIALIALAPIIFVMMLGVYMRYIGGTDSE, encoded by the coding sequence TTGACTGCCGTTGAACACAGCCAGGACCTATTAGCCGTGGTTCTTGAAGTTCTTGAAGCACTGCTACCACTTGTTATCTTTTTCCTTGTATTCCAGTTATTGTATCTGAAATTTCCCTCCTCATATTTCCTAAAACTCATGGCAGGTCTTTCAATAACTGCAATGGGAATGATACTGTTTCTCTATGGGGTTTACAACGGATTTTTCCCGGTTGGTCTGGAGATTGGGAGTTATTTTGGACAAATAAAATCCAAGTGGATTTTGATACCAGTTGGTTTTGTGTTGGGATTTCTGGCCACTTTTGCAGAACCCGCTGTGAGAGTATTATGCTACCAGGTAGAGGAATCATCAAGTGGATACATTAAATCAAATTTAATGCTTTATACCTTATCTGTAAGTGTTGCTGCATTTGTTGCCATCGCAATGACCAAGCTGGTTTATGGAATACCTTTCCTTTACATAATAGTTCCTGGTTATCTGATTGTCCTTGTGCTATTATGGTTTTGTGATAAAGATTTTATAGCAATTGCTTTTGACTCGGGAGGTGTGGCAACCGGCCCAATGGCTGTGACCTTCCTTATGTCAATGGCTGTAGGTGTGGCCACATCCCAACCAGATAGCAATCCCATAGTGGATGGATTTGGAATGATTGCATTGATAGCGCTGGCACCTATTATATTTGTCATGATGTTAGGTGTATATATGAGATACATAGGAGGAACTGACAGTGAATAA
- a CDS encoding PRC-barrel domain-containing protein: MRADITSLFGLNVYTNLGTYVGKVDDLVMNVDEGVISGLALSDISRDFFDVPTRGVIIPYRWVVTSGDIVLIRDVVSKFRKKEQVED, from the coding sequence ATGCGCGCAGATATTACATCACTCTTTGGGTTAAACGTATATACCAACCTCGGTACTTATGTGGGTAAAGTTGACGATCTTGTAATGAACGTAGACGAGGGAGTAATAAGTGGTCTTGCTCTTTCTGACATCAGCCGTGATTTTTTCGATGTGCCTACAAGGGGTGTCATAATTCCCTATCGCTGGGTAGTCACAAGCGGGGACATCGTTCTTATCAGGGATGTTGTCAGCAAATTCAGGAAAAAAGAGCAAGTAGAAGACTGA
- a CDS encoding DUF1538 domain-containing protein — protein sequence MIEDLKETTKEVIQAVLPLTVAVFFLMVIIGMNHDMFLSFFMGSLMVILGMILFLLGVKIGMLPIGESIGSELSKHNSLLFILGSAFILSFMATVAEPDVRVLSSMIDSVSEDSISRNVLIISIASGVGFFVAVSMLRIAYGVPIKYLFTVGYLIILVLSFFTNPDYLAIAFDAGGVTTGPMTVPIILALGIGTVSVLGDKSALTEGFGLIGLASIGPILAVMLLGVLVP from the coding sequence ATGATAGAAGACCTCAAAGAAACTACAAAGGAAGTAATACAGGCAGTGCTTCCTTTAACTGTAGCAGTATTTTTTCTCATGGTCATAATTGGAATGAATCATGATATGTTCCTATCTTTTTTTATGGGTTCATTAATGGTCATATTGGGTATGATTCTTTTTCTTCTGGGTGTCAAAATAGGCATGCTTCCCATTGGGGAATCAATTGGTTCTGAATTATCAAAACACAATTCTTTATTGTTCATCCTTGGTTCTGCATTCATCTTATCATTTATGGCAACTGTTGCAGAACCCGATGTGAGGGTACTAAGTTCAATGATAGATTCGGTCTCAGAAGATAGTATCTCTCGCAATGTACTGATTATCTCAATTGCCTCAGGGGTTGGGTTTTTTGTGGCCGTGTCTATGTTGAGAATCGCCTATGGAGTCCCGATTAAATATCTATTTACAGTTGGGTACCTGATTATTCTGGTATTATCCTTTTTTACAAATCCCGACTATCTGGCCATAGCTTTTGATGCAGGTGGGGTAACTACAGGTCCCATGACAGTACCTATAATCCTTGCACTTGGAATAGGTACAGTGTCGGTACTCGGAGATAAATCTGCACTTACCGAAGGCTTTGGACTGATAGGGCTTGCTTCTATTGGACCCATACTCGCAGTAATGCTCCTGGGGGTACTTGTACCTTGA
- a CDS encoding methanogenesis marker 16 metalloprotein, protein MEREVGHILEKINRKDATVFTSQELCDMIDAGDDVGFEDVDVVTAATRAIMSGTYAVLSFPVATGEKFTRASAVTINEVDAHVGPCPNERLGILDLMVFGTAHSHDRENYGGGHLFRDIVEGNPVDVDVVTDEGKKYSDTVSIEDMPYAQLFATRHAFKNYSAFVNFSQSPVSTIFHATTFAPDATEATMSGCGQINPVKNDPHLHGIGVGSRILLNGAEGFILGSGTRSSPGKPNLIATADMHSMVADYMGGFATSAGPECIVSWAVAVPVVDDSVFDAVRQTDSAVPMPVMDADRRVKVAMTSYADAWKDVDLEVAFNPGKCCMCDVCEPMEKCPMDSIYFKGDKVVLNRHTCFNCGLCSTLCSDVFKADLGSLKFDYEGKSMNVPIVVRQSDRKRALIMAEKLRDSIKNGSFILNGMVERISP, encoded by the coding sequence ATGGAGCGGGAAGTAGGGCATATTCTTGAGAAAATTAACCGTAAAGATGCAACAGTTTTCACCTCTCAGGAACTTTGTGATATGATCGATGCAGGTGATGATGTTGGTTTTGAGGATGTTGATGTGGTGACTGCTGCTACCAGGGCGATTATGAGTGGAACTTATGCAGTCCTCTCATTTCCGGTAGCTACCGGGGAAAAATTCACCCGCGCTTCTGCTGTAACCATAAATGAAGTGGATGCCCATGTGGGCCCCTGTCCCAATGAAAGGCTGGGTATACTGGACTTGATGGTTTTTGGTACTGCACACAGCCATGACAGGGAAAATTATGGAGGTGGCCATCTTTTCCGGGATATTGTGGAAGGCAACCCTGTGGATGTCGATGTAGTTACCGATGAAGGAAAGAAATATTCAGATACAGTGTCCATTGAGGATATGCCATACGCACAGCTGTTTGCAACGCGTCATGCATTTAAGAATTACAGTGCCTTTGTGAATTTTTCCCAGTCTCCCGTTTCCACGATTTTCCATGCAACCACCTTTGCACCCGATGCCACTGAAGCCACTATGTCCGGATGTGGGCAAATAAACCCTGTAAAGAATGATCCGCATCTCCATGGTATCGGTGTGGGAAGTCGCATTCTTCTCAACGGTGCGGAAGGGTTCATCCTGGGTTCGGGGACGCGTAGCAGCCCGGGAAAACCCAATTTGATAGCAACGGCGGATATGCATTCTATGGTGGCTGATTATATGGGAGGTTTTGCTACATCTGCAGGTCCTGAATGTATTGTTTCCTGGGCAGTTGCAGTGCCTGTAGTTGATGATTCAGTATTCGATGCGGTCAGGCAAACGGACAGCGCAGTACCAATGCCTGTAATGGATGCTGATCGCAGGGTAAAGGTTGCAATGACAAGTTATGCAGATGCCTGGAAAGATGTAGATCTTGAGGTTGCTTTCAACCCCGGCAAATGTTGCATGTGTGATGTCTGTGAACCAATGGAAAAATGTCCGATGGACTCAATCTACTTCAAGGGGGATAAAGTGGTACTGAACAGGCACACATGTTTTAACTGCGGTCTATGCTCCACTCTATGCAGTGATGTATTCAAGGCAGACCTGGGAAGTCTAAAATTTGATTACGAAGGGAAAAGTATGAATGTCCCTATTGTTGTGCGCCAGTCTGATCGTAAACGTGCACTCATAATGGCTGAAAAATTAAGGGACAGTATAAAGAATGGAAGTTTCATCTTGAATGGAATGGTAGAGCGGATTTCTCCATAA
- a CDS encoding tyrosine--tRNA ligase, whose product MDRIDLVKRNAQEIVTEKELYGLMETKAEPSAYTGYEPSGKIHMGHVLTVNKLIDLQKAGFNITVLLADVHAFLNQKGTMEEVKQIADYNRRCFLALGLDPDKTNFVYGSDFQLGEEYMLNVLKLTCTTSLNRARRSMDEVGRTMDDPRVSQMVYPIMQAIDIAMLDVDVAVGGIDQRKIHMLAREGLPGMGYRAPICLHTPILLGLDGDKMASSRGNYISVDDDEAAIKKKMKKAFCPAGEVVDNPVLQLFRYHILPRYEEVVFERPEKFGGNLTCNGYEELVKIFEDGTLHPMDLKNGAVKYMSLLLAPVREVLL is encoded by the coding sequence ATGGACAGAATAGATCTTGTTAAAAGGAATGCTCAGGAAATTGTTACAGAGAAGGAACTTTATGGACTGATGGAAACAAAAGCAGAGCCATCGGCCTACACCGGTTACGAACCAAGCGGTAAGATACATATGGGCCACGTGCTTACCGTAAACAAATTGATCGACCTTCAGAAGGCCGGCTTCAATATTACGGTACTACTTGCAGATGTGCACGCTTTCCTGAATCAGAAAGGTACTATGGAAGAAGTAAAACAAATTGCTGATTACAACAGGAGATGCTTCCTCGCACTGGGACTTGATCCCGATAAAACCAATTTTGTTTATGGTTCGGATTTCCAGCTGGGTGAGGAATATATGCTCAATGTACTCAAACTCACCTGTACCACTTCCCTGAACAGGGCGCGCCGCAGTATGGATGAGGTCGGAAGGACAATGGATGATCCGCGGGTTTCCCAGATGGTCTATCCAATAATGCAGGCCATTGATATTGCTATGCTTGATGTTGATGTAGCTGTGGGAGGAATTGATCAGCGTAAGATACACATGCTTGCCCGTGAAGGACTGCCTGGCATGGGTTACAGGGCACCGATATGTCTTCATACTCCCATCCTGCTGGGACTTGACGGCGATAAAATGGCATCTTCCAGGGGTAATTATATTTCTGTGGATGATGATGAGGCAGCCATCAAGAAAAAGATGAAAAAAGCTTTCTGTCCTGCTGGTGAGGTAGTCGATAATCCTGTGTTACAGCTCTTCCGTTACCATATATTACCCCGTTATGAAGAGGTCGTGTTCGAAAGGCCTGAAAAATTTGGTGGCAATCTTACATGCAATGGTTACGAGGAACTTGTAAAAATCTTTGAAGATGGAACACTGCACCCAATGGATCTAAAAAACGGTGCTGTAAAATACATGAGCCTGTTACTTGCCCCTGTCAGGGAAGTTCTCCTGTAA